One Panicum virgatum strain AP13 chromosome 9K, P.virgatum_v5, whole genome shotgun sequence genomic region harbors:
- the LOC120650661 gene encoding alpha-galactosidase-like, producing the protein MARGPSTPSLLLALLVAAAAVAASEASGAPAAVGNWTEELRGAGRRGRHGRGYVWRSRSRSRRRTFENGLGRTPQMGWNSWNHFGCGINEDLIKQTADALVNTGLAKLGYEYVNIDDCWAESDRDYQGNFVANRQTFPSGIKALADYVHAKGLKLGIYSDAGTRTCSKKMPGSLDHEEQDVKTFSSWGIDYLKYDNCNDAGRSVMERYTKMSNAMKTYGKNIFFSLCEWGRENPATWAGSMGNSWRTTDDIADNWGSMTSRADQNDRWASYAGPGGWNDPDMLEVGNGGMSEVEYRSHFSIWALAKAPLLIGCDVRSMSQQTKDILTNWEVIAVNQDSLGVQGKKVQSNNGLEVWAGPLNNNRKAVVLWNRQGYQATITAQWSSIGLASSTAVTARDLWAHSSFSAQGQLSASVAPHDCKMYVLTPK; encoded by the exons ATGGCGCGCGGCCCGAGCACCCCGTCGCTGCTGCTGGCGCtcctcgtggcggcggcggccgtggccgcgTCCGAGGCGTCCGGGGCCCCCGCCGCCGTTGGCAACTGGACGGAGGAGCTGCGCGGGGCCGGGAGGCGGGGCCGGCACGGGCGCGGGTACGTGTGGCGCTCGCGGtcgcggtcgcggcggcgcacgtTCGAGAACGGCCTCGGCCGGACGCCGCAGATGGG GTGGAATAGCTGGAACCACTTCGGCTGCGGGATCAACGAGGACCTCATCAAGCAGACAG CTGATGCACTGGTCAACACTGGTCTGGCAAAACTGGGCTACGAATATGTTAATATAG ATGATTGCTGGGCAGAATCTGACAGGGACTACCAG GGTAACTTTGTTGCAAATAGACAAACCTTCCCCTCTGGCATCAAGGCACTAGCGGATTATGTGCATGCAAAAGGGCTGAAGCTTGGAATCTACAGTGATGCTGG GACACGGACGTGCAGTAAAAAAATGCCAGGATCACTTGATCATGAAGAGCAGGATGTGAaaacattttcatcttgg GGTATTGATTATCTAAAATATGATAACTGCAATGATGCTGGCAGGAGTGTAATGGAGAG ATATACTAAAATGAGCAATGCCATGAAGACCTATGGAAAGAACATCTTCTTCTCGTTGTGTGAATG GGGAAGAGAAAATCCTGCTACCTGGGCAGGCAGCATGGGCAACAGCTGGAGAACAACTGATGATATTGCTGACAACTGGGGCAG CATGACATCTCGTGCAGACCAGAATGACAGATGGGCTTCCTATGCTGGACCTGGTGGATGGAACG ATCCTGACATGCTTGAAGTGGGCAACGGTGGTATGTCTGAAGTGGAGTACCGCTCTCACTTCAGCATCTGGGCACTTGCCAAG GCTCCTCTTCTGATCGGGTGCGATGTACGCTCGATGAGCCAGCAGACAAAGGACATACTCACCAACTGGGAAGTCATTGCTGTCAACCAAG ATAGTCTAGGCGTCCAAGGAAAGAAAGTGCAATCCAACAATGGCTTAGAG GTATGGGCTGGGCCGCTCAACAACAACAGGAAGGCTGTGGTTCTCTGGAACCGGCAGGGCTACCAGGCAACCATCACCGCCCAATGGTCAAGCATCGGGCTCGCTTCATCCACTGCTGTCACTGCTCGCGATCTATGGGCG CATTCGTCGTTCTCAGCTCAGGGCCAATTATCAGCTTCAGTGGCACCTCATGACTGCAAGATGTATGTTCTGACGCCGAAGTAA